The segment CTACCTGCGCTGCGGCGCTGTTGCGTGCCAGCCGCCGTCGCTGTGCCGTGATTCAGGTGCGCGACATGGTATCGATAGGCTTGCTGGGTCTGATTGTCGCGCGCTGCAAAGGCATTCCCTTCGCTTACTGGATGTCCTTTCTGATGTGCGAGGGACGCATCGCGCGTGCGCGCGCGCTCGTCGCCACTCATGGTGGCGTGCGTAATCGGCTGGTGCTGTTCAAGGGCCTGTTGGAAGAACGCCTCCTGTACCGTTTTATTTTGCCGCATGCGCAGCACGTTTTTGTGCAAAGCGAAGCCATGCTGGAAATGATGGCCGGTAAAGGCGTGCCGCGGGAGCGCCTGAGCGCCGTGCCGATGGGGGTCGATACGGAAGTGCTGGCGGCCGAGGCTGTATGTGGCGAGCAATTGCCCGACTGGGCGGATGGGCCTTTGATTGCCTATCTCGGCACGCTCGATCCTAGCCGCCAGATTGTGCGCATGATCGATGCGCTGGCCATCGTGCGGGCCACGGTGCCGGACGCCCGCTTGCTGTTGATTGGCGGCGCGGCGGGGCAGCAGGACGTGGCGCAGTTGCAGGCCCATGCGGCGCAGCTGGGCCTGGGCGAGGCCGTGCGCATTACCGGCTGGCTGCCGTCCGAGCAGGCGTGGAAATTATTGATGGGCGCCGATGCCGCCGTCTCGTACATCCCCCGCAGCCTGGTCTACGATGTTTCCTCTCCGACCAAGTTGCTGGAGTATCTGGCGCTCGGCATGCCCGTGGTGGCCAATGACAGCCCGGATCAAGTGCGGGTCCTGGAAGGCAGCGATGCTGGTTGGCTGGTGGAGAGCTCAACCGAGGCCATGGCGGATGGCTTGTTGCGCATTCTGCACGATGTGCCGGCCGCGCGCGCACGCGCAGCCAGCGGCCCCGCATATATCGAAGCGCAGCGCAGCTACCGCGTGATCGCCTCTGCCGTTGCCCTCCAGTACAGGAATATGGTGGCGCGCTGAACGCGAATCAGGCGGACGGCCGGCGCAATACGAAGCGATGCTTGCCGTTTGCCTGCAGCAAAAATGGCGCATTGTAGACAAAGTCCAGCTGCTCGAATGTCAATGAAGCCTTGATGCGGTCGCGATAGTGCTCGCTCAGCGTCAGCTGGCCTTCGCTGCAGCTGCCGTGCAGATTGATTTCCAGGCGCTGTGCATCGTATACCACTTGGAATGAATGAATTTGCGCATCTTCGCGGAACAGATGCGTGAAGAATTCCGAGTGTACGGCGGCGCCATGCGGGTCGAGCACCATGTCGTTTTGCCTCCCTCCCACCTCGTCAATGAGCGGCAGGCCCCGTCCGCAGGCGCACATGCGGCCTGTCATGCGCACCAGGTCCCCCGTATCGCAGCGGGGCAGGAACATGGCCTGGTTGGCCATGTCCGTGGCGATCAGGCGGCCGTCCGGCAAGATTTCGGTGTGGCTGCGCGTTGAAATCAGGTGCATGCCATCCCGGTGCTCGCATTCAAATGCGGAAACGCCTGCTTCATTGCAGCCATACTGGCTGTAGCAGGGTACGCCGAAGGCGGCTTCGATATCGGCACGCATTGATGGCGTGAGCACTTCGGCAGTGCAGACGATGCCGCGCAGCGCGTGGCGCGTACGTGTTCCCGAAGCCAGCCGGTGGCGCGCCAGCCGGTGAATGGCCGAGGCGTAGCCGTACAGCAGGCGAAAGTTGTCATTGCTTAAGGCTGCATTGTAGTCGTCCATGCGTCGGGGCGACATGTCAAAGGCCGACAGTACGCTGACATTGAGTAAACGATAGTAAATGCGCTGCTTGTAGCCATTGCCGAATAGCGAAGATCCTGCCAAGAATGCTACTTTGTCGCCCAGTTGAAAGCCGGCCGCTTCCCATGCCAGGAAGATACCCGCCCATAGATAGGATTGCGATTCTGTGCTGCTGTAGTAGACGAGCGGTTCTCCGGTGGAGCCGCCGGTTTTCTTACGTATGATCTTGCCCTTGTATTGCGGGTTGAGCAGTTGTTCCCGGTGGGTATTGATAAAGCGCTTGTCCAGTACGGGCAGGTCGCTGAAATGCTTGACATCGCGGAACAGGGGCAGGGCGCTGCGCATCGCGTCGAAGTAGTTCTCAAGCTGGACCTTTTCACGCGCCTGCAATTGGTCGTGACTTTCGAATTGCCACTGTCCTAAGGCCTTGAGCAAGCTAATCGAATCGGTACCACGGGCCAGATCGATGATTTTGTAACGTAGTGCTGAAAACATGTTCTTTGCTTCCTATCGCGTTGCAACAATCTGGTTTTGTGAAACCACGCTGCTGCCCTTCCTGGATAGGTCAGGTCCCGCAGCAGGCAGGCCAGGCTGTGCGCGCAGATGAAATAATTAATTACAATACAATAATTATGGCACATGATACAGCTTTCAGTTGATCTTTTGGCTGAAGCCGGGCGGGTGCGCGCGATTGGGGTAAGGTCATTCAAAAATTACATTTTATGTTGTAGAATAGTTACTCTTTATGAATACAAGTATAACGATTCTGCTGTGCTGCAAAATGTACTGCCGCAATGTTGCAGCAGTATGTAACAATAGAAAAACGACAATGGTTGGTGTGGAGCTGACTTGTCTTACGGCTTTGTTTTCAATGCCTTGGGCTTTGCAAGTGCATTGAGTCCCTCTGTCGCGCTGACCCGACAAGGATAATTGCTGAACCATAGGGGGCAGGGTGAAAGAGTGCAAAGTGTTGATGTTAGGAACCGATCCCGACGGGCAGGGCGGAATTGCGACTGTCGCCTCGGTATTACGGCAACAGGGTTTTTTTGAGCGCAATCAGGTTCGCTACATCGTTACGCATGCAAATGGCGCAGGTGTGCGCAAGATACTGACGGCGCTGGAGGCCATCGCCGCTTTGAGCTGGGTCTGCTTGACGCGCCGTCGCGTGGTCGTGCATGTCCACTCGGCTTGCCGTGCCAGTTTTTTTCGGAAATCGCTGCTGCTGGCGATCGCCAGAATGGGCGGCTGCAAGACGGTATTCCATCTGCATGGCGGAGAGTTCCGGCAGTTCGTGCTGGAGGAGTCGGGACCGCTGGCGCGCTGGTGGATACGTCATACGATTGTGCGCAGCTCGGCCGTCATCACGCTGTCGGATAGTTGGGCTGATTTTTTGCACACGTTAGTGCCGTCGGCCAAAGTGCGGGTCATCGCCAATTCCGTCGCACTTCCTGCGAGCATGAACCCTGCATTGGAAGAACCCGGGCGTATTTTGTTTCTTGGACGCGCCGGCAAGGGCAAGGGTATTTTTGACTTGTTGGCAGCGGTGGCCCGGTTGAAGGACGAGTTTCCGGAAATTATGCTTGTGATCGGTGGCGATGGCGACCTGCAAGAAGTCGAGCGTGTTGCGGCCGAATTGCAGGTGAGCGCGCATGTCACCTTGCTTGGCTGGATAGGCCAGCAGGAGCGCGATAACCAGCTCCGGCGAGCCGCAGTGTTTACTCTCCCTTCCTATAACGAAGGCCTGCCCATGTCCATGCTCGAAGCAATGGCCGCAGGAAAAGCCGTGGTGGTCACTCCTGTGGGGGGCATCCCGGAAGCGGTGCGGGATCATGAAAATGGCGTGTTGGTGCCTGTGGGCGATGTGGATCAATTGGTTAATGCTTTCCGGCAGCTGTTCCTCGATGTTGCGTTGCGTCGCAGCATAGGGGACAAGGCGCGCGCCACCATTGTCGGACGCTACAGTACAGATGTTGTGATGACGCAACTTTCTCAACTATACGGAGAGTTGGAGCGCGCTACCTAGGCGGAGTGGTGGGCATAACTTGTCGACAGGTATCTGCTTGGCAAATATTGAATTTTTTTCGAAGGTTTTATTATGACAATAATTGCAGTGATTGGCCTGGGCTACGTAGGCCTGCCCTTGGTCGTGGAGTTTGGCAAGCTGGGGCGTACCATCGGCTTTGATATTTCCGTCGAGAAAGTTCAGTCTTGCCAGCGCGGCACGGATCCTTCGCGCGAACTGAGCGACCAGCAAATGGCCGCGGCCGTGCAGGCCGAGTATTCGTCCGAGCCGCAGGTGCTGGCCGAAGCCGATATTATCATCGTGGCCGTGCCGACCCCCGTCGACCAGGCGCACAATCCAGATTTCTCGCCCTTGATCGGCGCCAGCCGCACGGTGGGTCAGTATCTGAAAAAGGGCGCCATCGTCGTCTATGAATCGACCGTGTATCCGGGCGCGACCGAAGAGGTGTGCATCCCCGTGCTGGAAGAGGTCTCCGGCTTGAAGTGGAAGCAGGACTTTTTTGTCGGCTATTCCCCGGAGCGTATCAACCCGGGCGATCGCAAGCATATGTTGACGAATGT is part of the Janthinobacterium sp. 67 genome and harbors:
- a CDS encoding glycosyltransferase, translating into MHILQIVPEALPTFRADVAVLFGDYLPRHGVRCALVGKPSELAVSAGPAQFERVDVSARGGGRLRRELSFLATCAAALLRASRRRCAVIQVRDMVSIGLLGLIVARCKGIPFAYWMSFLMCEGRIARARALVATHGGVRNRLVLFKGLLEERLLYRFILPHAQHVFVQSEAMLEMMAGKGVPRERLSAVPMGVDTEVLAAEAVCGEQLPDWADGPLIAYLGTLDPSRQIVRMIDALAIVRATVPDARLLLIGGAAGQQDVAQLQAHAAQLGLGEAVRITGWLPSEQAWKLLMGADAAVSYIPRSLVYDVSSPTKLLEYLALGMPVVANDSPDQVRVLEGSDAGWLVESSTEAMADGLLRILHDVPAARARAASGPAYIEAQRSYRVIASAVALQYRNMVAR
- a CDS encoding phenylacetate--CoA ligase family protein; the protein is MFSALRYKIIDLARGTDSISLLKALGQWQFESHDQLQAREKVQLENYFDAMRSALPLFRDVKHFSDLPVLDKRFINTHREQLLNPQYKGKIIRKKTGGSTGEPLVYYSSTESQSYLWAGIFLAWEAAGFQLGDKVAFLAGSSLFGNGYKQRIYYRLLNVSVLSAFDMSPRRMDDYNAALSNDNFRLLYGYASAIHRLARHRLASGTRTRHALRGIVCTAEVLTPSMRADIEAAFGVPCYSQYGCNEAGVSAFECEHRDGMHLISTRSHTEILPDGRLIATDMANQAMFLPRCDTGDLVRMTGRMCACGRGLPLIDEVGGRQNDMVLDPHGAAVHSEFFTHLFREDAQIHSFQVVYDAQRLEINLHGSCSEGQLTLSEHYRDRIKASLTFEQLDFVYNAPFLLQANGKHRFVLRRPSA
- a CDS encoding glycosyltransferase family 4 protein; translated protein: MLGTDPDGQGGIATVASVLRQQGFFERNQVRYIVTHANGAGVRKILTALEAIAALSWVCLTRRRVVVHVHSACRASFFRKSLLLAIARMGGCKTVFHLHGGEFRQFVLEESGPLARWWIRHTIVRSSAVITLSDSWADFLHTLVPSAKVRVIANSVALPASMNPALEEPGRILFLGRAGKGKGIFDLLAAVARLKDEFPEIMLVIGGDGDLQEVERVAAELQVSAHVTLLGWIGQQERDNQLRRAAVFTLPSYNEGLPMSMLEAMAAGKAVVVTPVGGIPEAVRDHENGVLVPVGDVDQLVNAFRQLFLDVALRRSIGDKARATIVGRYSTDVVMTQLSQLYGELERAT